The Nocardioides ochotonae genome segment CACCCTCGACTCCCCCGAGCTGGCACTGCTGGTGCTGGCGATCGGGTGCGGCTCGGTCTTCTTCAGCCACGTCAACGACGCCGGCTTCTGGCTGGTCAAGGAGTACTTCGGGCTCACCATCGGGCAGACCATCAAGTCCTGGTCGGTGATGGAGACCGCGATCTCGGTGGTCGGCCTGGCCTTCGTGATGCTGCTGAGCCTGCTGGTCTAGGTGCCGGGGCGCCGCGGGACGGTGAACGCCCCGATCCCGAGCTCCGGGCGGGCGAGGGCCAGCGCCAGCCCCTGCGAGCCCTGGCGCGCCTCGGTGGCGCGGGACAGCAGGCCGGCGACGAGGCGCCACGCCGCCGCGTCGTACGACGGGGTCGGCAGGGCGACGCTGGTGGCGAGGTCGTGGCCGTGGACCAGCATCTCGACGAGCCGGGTGTCGAGGTAGTCCCCCAGCCGCATCGCGGTGCCGGCGAACACGCTGACCGGCCGGTCGAGCTCCAGCGGCTGGCCCGCGAGCCACCCGGCCGCGTCGCGCACGTCGGCGACCAGGGCGTCGTGGCCGGCGGCGAGCCGGCCCTCGCCGCGCTCGCGCACGCCGCGGTGGAAGTCGCTGTCGCGGGGGTCGTGCTCACCGAGGGCGGCGAGGAAGTAGCCGACCGCGTCCACCAGCGCGGTCCCCGGTGCCGGCGGATCGGCGGCCAGGTAGGTCCGCACGGTCTCGATCGCGCGGGCGAGGTGCGCGGCGAGGCCGCCCACCCGATAGCCGGGAAGCACCGACTCCTGCTCCCACCGCCGCGCCACGGCCGGGTCCGCGACCAGCTCCGCGGTGCGCGCCGCGGCGTCCAGCACCAGGTGCCGGGACGTGCCGCTGCCGGTCGTGCTCGTCGTCGTCATGCGCCCATCGTGCTCCCCACCCGGGGTCCGCCGGGGTCGACGCGGCCGGTGGCGCGAGCCCGGCGCTGGGCTCGGGCGTCGCCTCAGGCGCCGGCCTGGCCGGCCAGGGCCCTCCGGGCTGCGGCCCGGTCGGCGAGGATGGCGCGGCGCTTGTCCAGGGAGACCACGAGGGTGATGACCACCGCGACGCCGAGGATGCGCAGCCAGGTCTCCCAGCCCAGGGGCGCGGTCTGGAAGAGCGTGTTCATCGCCGGCAGGTAGGTCAGCGCCAGCTGGGCGAGCGCCTGCACCGTGACGCCGACCAGCAGCCACTTGTTGGTGAACAGGCCGACCCGCCAGGAGGCGCCGGTCAACGAGCGGCACACGAACAGGTAGAACGCCTGGACGGTCACGAACAGGTTGATCGCCGCGGTCCGGCTCGCGTCCAGCGACGTGCCCGCGTCGCGCTCGTACTGGAAGACCCACCACGAGCCCACCACGAGCAGCGCGGAGACGAGCACCGTGCGCCAGACCATCGGCCCGGTCAGCAGCGCCTGCTGCGGGTCGCGCGGCGGGCGGTCCATGATCCCGGGCTCCTTCGGCTCCCAGGCGAGCATGAGGCCGAGCGCGACGGCGGTGGTCATGTTGATCCACAGGATCTGCGTGGGCAGGATCGGCAGGCTCGTGCCGAGCAGGATCGCGACCAGGATGACCAGGCCCTCGCCGAGGTTCGTGGGCAGGGTCCACACGATGAACTTCGTCAGGTTGTCGAAGACGCCGCGTCCCTCCTCGACGGCCGCCTGGATGGTCGCGAACTCGTCGTCGACCAGCACCATGTCGGCGGCGTCCTTGGCCGCCTCCGTCCCGACGACGCCCATCGCGATCCCGATGTCGGCCTGCTTGAGCGCCGGCGCGTCGTTGACGCCGTCGCCGGTCATCGCCACCACGTGGTGGCGGGCCTGCAGCGCGCCGACCAGCCGGAGCTTCTGGTCCGGGCTCACCCGGGCGAAGACCGAGGTGCGCTCCACCGCGTCGGGCAGCTCCTCGTCGCTGAGCTGCTCGAGCTCGGTGCCGGTGAGTACGCCGCTGGGTGCGCCCTCGCCGAGGATCCCGATCTGGCGGGCGATGGACTGTGCGGTCGTCGTGTGGTCGCCGGTGATCATCTTGACCTGGAGGCCCGCGTTGCGACAGATCTCCACCGAGGTCCGCGCGGTGGCGCGGGGCGGGTCCATCATCGCCTGGAGCCCGGTGAGCACCAGGCCGTGGCCGCG includes the following:
- a CDS encoding maleylpyruvate isomerase N-terminal domain-containing protein, which encodes MTTTSTTGSGTSRHLVLDAAARTAELVADPAVARRWEQESVLPGYRVGGLAAHLARAIETVRTYLAADPPAPGTALVDAVGYFLAALGEHDPRDSDFHRGVRERGEGRLAAGHDALVADVRDAAGWLAGQPLELDRPVSVFAGTAMRLGDYLDTRLVEMLVHGHDLATSVALPTPSYDAAAWRLVAGLLSRATEARQGSQGLALALARPELGIGAFTVPRRPGT